In the Candidatus Izemoplasmatales bacterium genome, TAGCGCGATCGGGTTCGATCTGGTTGAGTCGAAAGAAATGGGATTTCTTCGATCCGCCCTTCACAAGGGTTTTTTGTCGTTATCTACATATATAAAGAATAAATAGATTGACAGAAGATAGTTAGTCACTCATTAATTTCCATACCAATCCAATCAGGTTGATGTCACAAACTCTTTATTTTTTCATATCACTTGACATGAAAAAAAACGATATAGGTGGATTAATTGAAAACAGATGATATCGAAATCAAACGTGATATCATCTGCCATATATTCTCTAATATCCTGTAAGCATATTTATCACTTTGATCCTCTTGACGGGCGCGGTCGTGTACCCCCAACCGTCCGCATCTCGTCAGTGTTTTTCGAGTTGTTGCTTGGCATGGCTGAGTCATCTCCCACCTACACATATGATACCGCTGGCCAATCACTAAGGATCTATGCCATAAAACCTGCTTGATGTTGACCGTTAATTCTGAATGATAACTAAACCAATCGAGGATTATTATTTTCAAGATAATCTTTTTTTAGTATTGACATAATGTGTTGATTTTGAAAGGAACTATTTTTATATACCGATTGCCGTAGTTCTCCTTCATTAATGAAACCGAACTTTTGATAGAATTGATAGGCGTTCAGATTGGTGTTAATGACATATAGATACACCCTATTTAGATTAATGTCCATAAAGGCATGTCTTAGCATTTCTGTCATTGCATAAGTTCCAGCACCGTGTGATCTATTTTCTTGTTTACCAATCATTATGTGCAATTCTGCAGATTGATTTATTCTATCAATATTTAACAAACTTACTAGTCCAACCGGTTCGGAGTCACACAAAACAATACACCTAATCGAGCTCTCTCTTTTTTTTAGGTAATCTTCATACCAAAGATTATCTACATCAATATTAATATACCTATATGGTGCGGCTAAATGTTCAATTAATTCCCTGGATTGTCTCCATTGATTAATTTCAACTATGTCATTTCTTGTCAGTTCTCGTAATTGATACATAGCATCTCGCTCCCTTGATTTTATGATGTAGCACAGTCATGAATAATACGATTTCCTGTAACGTATCCATAACTCAAGACACAATGCGCGCGTGGTAGATTCTGTAACATTGGATGGAATTATGACTTGTACATCGAAGAGTAGTATTGCAAATAATTCATATTCATAACGTTTTTCACCCACTCCACATTTGCTTTGTACCACTCAATTGTATTCGTAATTCCTAGTGGGAAATTGATTTTGGGCATCCACCCTAAATCTGTCATTATTTTGGTGTTGTCTATTGCATACCGTCGATCATGTCCCGGTCGATCTGACACATACCTAATTAATGAAGTAGACTTGCCAAGATATGAAACTATAGATTTTATTATTTCTAAATTCGTCTTCTCACAATTCCCTCCAATATTATATACTTCACCGACTTTCCCCTTATGAAGTACTAGGTCGATGGCATCACAGTGATCGTAGACATGAATCCAATCACGAATCTGCATACCATCACCGTATACAGGTAGTTCCATATCATTTATACAATTGTTAATCATCAATGGTATTAGTTTTTCGGGGAATTGATTGGGCCCGTAATTGTTACTACATCTTGTTACATTTATTGGCAATCCAAATGTACTAAAATACGACATCACCAACATGTCGGCCGCTGCTTTTGAGACAGAATATGGGCTATTGGGATGTAGTGGTGATTTTTCAGTAAACAACCCCGTGCTGCCAAGCGCTCCATACACTTCATCGGTTGATATTTGTATATATTTGACTCCTGATTTATACTCCCTACAATATTTATCGGTTGGGCGTATACTCCAATTCTTTCTTGCCGTGTCAAGTAAAATCTGCGTCCCAATGATATTCGTTGTCAGAAACACTTCAGGATCTAGGATACTTCTGTCAACGTGACTTTCGGCCGCAAAATTTACGATGTATGAAATATCGAAATCGACAAATATCTTTTCAATCGCCTTTCGATCTCGAATATCCGCTTTATAGAATACATAGTTTTCATTATCAGTAATTTCATTTAGGTTATCAAGATTGCCAGCATAAGTCAACGAATCTACATTGATCAGCGTATGTTCAGGATGAGTACTTAGCATCTTTTTGATAAAGTTGCTACCTATAAATCCTGCGCCACCCGTTATCAGAATATTTGCCATTTATATCTCCTTATCATTAATAATGCACTAGTACTCTTGAATTACTTAATCAGTGATAGGATGTATTGTCCATAGTCAGTCATTTGCAGCTTGTGCCCAATTTTCATCAACTGGTCGTCATTGATTAGTCCTCGACGCCACGCAATTTCCTCTGGGCAAGAGATATAGAAGCCCTGCCTTGATTGTACAGCTTCGACATATTCCGCAGCCTTAAGGATACCATCTGGGGTTCCAGTATCAAGCCATGCCATACCGCGGCCCAAAAGTATTACCATTAGATCGCCTCTTTGAAGATAAGCATTATTAATTGATGTAATTTCTATCTCGCCGCGACTTGATGGTACTACTTTCTTCGCAATCGATACAACATCCTTATCATAGAAATACAAACCTGGAATTGCATAATTAGATTTTGGAGATTTCGGTTTTTCCTCGATTGACAGAACTTTATAGTTCTGGTCGAATTCGACTACCCCGAAAGCGCTAGCGTCCTTTACGGGGTATCCAAAAACTATCGCGCCTTTTTCAAGGTTTCTTGCTTGGTTAAGAATTTTCGTTAAGTCCTGTCCGTAGAAAACATTATCGCCAAGGATGAGACAGACAGTATCTCCATTAATAAACTTCTCCCCTAGAATAAATGCATCGGCGAGTCCGCGCGGGGTATCCTGAATAGCATATGT is a window encoding:
- the rfbA gene encoding glucose-1-phosphate thymidylyltransferase RfbA, with the translated sequence MKGIILAGGKGSRLYPMTQAVSKQLLPIYDKPMIYYPLSVLLLAGIREILIISSPEDTPVYRRLLGDGTQLGITFTYAIQDTPRGLADAFILGEKFINGDTVCLILGDNVFYGQDLTKILNQARNLEKGAIVFGYPVKDASAFGVVEFDQNYKVLSIEEKPKSPKSNYAIPGLYFYDKDVVSIAKKVVPSSRGEIEITSINNAYLQRGDLMVILLGRGMAWLDTGTPDGILKAAEYVEAVQSRQGFYISCPEEIAWRRGLINDDQLMKIGHKLQMTDYGQYILSLIK
- the rfbB gene encoding dTDP-glucose 4,6-dehydratase, whose translation is MANILITGGAGFIGSNFIKKMLSTHPEHTLINVDSLTYAGNLDNLNEITDNENYVFYKADIRDRKAIEKIFVDFDISYIVNFAAESHVDRSILDPEVFLTTNIIGTQILLDTARKNWSIRPTDKYCREYKSGVKYIQISTDEVYGALGSTGLFTEKSPLHPNSPYSVSKAAADMLVMSYFSTFGLPINVTRCSNNYGPNQFPEKLIPLMINNCINDMELPVYGDGMQIRDWIHVYDHCDAIDLVLHKGKVGEVYNIGGNCEKTNLEIIKSIVSYLGKSTSLIRYVSDRPGHDRRYAIDNTKIMTDLGWMPKINFPLGITNTIEWYKANVEWVKNVMNMNYLQYYSSMYKS
- a CDS encoding GNAT family protein, whose product is MYQLRELTRNDIVEINQWRQSRELIEHLAAPYRYINIDVDNLWYEDYLKKRESSIRCIVLCDSEPVGLVSLLNIDRINQSAELHIMIGKQENRSHGAGTYAMTEMLRHAFMDINLNRVYLYVINTNLNAYQFYQKFGFINEGELRQSVYKNSSFQNQHIMSILKKDYLENNNPRLV